A single Gemmatimonadota bacterium DNA region contains:
- a CDS encoding HU family DNA-binding protein has product MTKADLVELVTAQIAQTAGPTISKKDCARVVDTFLDAIKDALREQQNIEVRGFGTFKIRQRKTRMARNPRTGSPVEVAARPVPVFKPSKELRALIADIDITELSEA; this is encoded by the coding sequence ATGACAAAGGCGGACCTCGTCGAGCTGGTAACCGCGCAGATTGCGCAGACCGCCGGCCCCACGATCTCGAAGAAAGACTGCGCTCGCGTCGTCGACACCTTCCTCGACGCGATAAAGGACGCGCTGCGCGAGCAGCAGAACATCGAGGTGCGCGGCTTCGGCACCTTCAAGATCCGGCAGCGCAAGACTCGCATGGCCCGGAACCCTCGCACGGGGTCCCCGGTCGAGGTTGCGGCGCGCCCGGTTCCGGTGTTCAAGCCGTCCAAGGAGCTGCGGGCGCTCATCGCGGACATCGATATTACCGAGCTCTCGGAAGCCTGA
- a CDS encoding MoaD/ThiS family protein, with product MNVTVRVFASYADALGADRATVTVPDPATVGAVRSAIAALSPRLPPRPIIAVNEEYATDDVAISAGDEVAVIPPVAGG from the coding sequence GTGAACGTCACGGTACGCGTCTTCGCGTCATACGCCGACGCTCTGGGCGCCGACCGGGCCACGGTCACGGTGCCTGATCCGGCTACCGTCGGCGCTGTGCGCTCGGCGATCGCGGCCCTGTCGCCCAGGCTGCCGCCACGACCGATCATCGCCGTCAACGAGGAGTATGCGACCGACGACGTCGCAATCTCTGCCGGTGATGAAGTCGCCGTGATCCCACCGGTGGCCGGCGGATGA
- a CDS encoding molybdenum cofactor biosynthesis protein MoaE has translation MSRSGIVGAAIDVAAITDEVRDPHTGAVATFLGTVRDSSDSRTVTGLEYSAYTGMAEREMQAIVREAIAIAPGVRIVAVHRVGNLAVGEVCVMIAAAHAHRGPAFDACRYAIEEIKKRVPIWKREHYSDGSSEWVNACAPDAHARSPYPEDTHA, from the coding sequence ATGAGCAGGTCGGGAATAGTCGGCGCCGCCATCGACGTGGCGGCCATCACCGACGAGGTCCGGGATCCCCATACCGGCGCGGTCGCGACGTTCCTCGGCACGGTTCGCGACAGCTCCGACTCGCGCACCGTCACGGGGCTCGAATATTCCGCGTACACGGGGATGGCGGAGCGGGAGATGCAGGCGATCGTGCGCGAGGCGATCGCGATCGCACCGGGCGTCCGAATCGTAGCGGTCCATCGCGTCGGCAATCTCGCCGTCGGCGAGGTCTGCGTCATGATCGCAGCTGCGCATGCGCATCGCGGTCCCGCGTTCGACGCGTGCAGATACGCCATAGAGGAGATCAAGAAGCGCGTGCCGATCTGGAAGCGCGAGCACTACTCCGACGGATCATCCGAATGGGTGAACGCGTGCGCACCGGACGCCCACGCGCGCTCGCCGTACCCGGAGGACACCCACGCATGA
- a CDS encoding succinate dehydrogenase cytochrome b subunit, producing MNQVTRFWRSTIGRKVVMAVTGIIGIGFLLAHITGNLLAFKGPDAINSYSHFLHGPGAELLWAARVVLIVALILHVAAAYSLTQQSHAARPDGYTKRVPQASTLASRFMRWGGVLLLVFIVYHILHFTTGTFHPGGEYVEGDVYHNVVQAFHVWWVAAFYMVSMVFLGLHLYHGAWSSARTLSITGDSPHPLKHQLSVAIAVVVWLGFTLVPLGVLLGWIG from the coding sequence ATGAACCAGGTCACCAGATTCTGGCGGTCGACGATCGGCAGGAAGGTCGTCATGGCCGTCACCGGCATCATCGGCATCGGCTTTCTGCTGGCGCACATCACTGGCAACCTGCTCGCGTTCAAGGGGCCGGACGCGATCAACTCATACAGCCACTTTCTGCACGGGCCCGGGGCGGAGCTGCTCTGGGCCGCACGTGTCGTATTGATAGTGGCGTTGATCCTTCACGTCGCCGCCGCCTACTCGCTCACCCAGCAGAGTCACGCTGCGCGGCCTGATGGATATACCAAGCGTGTGCCGCAGGCATCGACGCTCGCGTCGCGCTTCATGCGATGGGGCGGGGTGCTGCTGCTCGTCTTCATCGTGTATCACATTCTCCACTTCACCACCGGCACGTTCCATCCCGGCGGTGAGTACGTGGAAGGCGACGTGTATCACAATGTCGTACAGGCATTCCACGTCTGGTGGGTTGCGGCATTCTACATGGTGTCGATGGTCTTTCTGGGCCTTCATCTGTATCACGGAGCATGGAGCTCCGCACGTACACTCTCGATCACCGGTGATTCACCACATCCGCTCAAGCACCAGCTATCCGTCGCGATCGCGGTGGTGGTGTGGCTCGGATTCACTCTCGTGCCACTCGGCGTCCTGCTAGGCTGGATTGGATAG
- a CDS encoding fumarate reductase/succinate dehydrogenase flavoprotein subunit produces the protein MELNSKIPPGPLAEKWDQHKFDIKLVNPANKRKYSVIVVGSGLAGASAAATLSELGYAVKCFCFQDSPRRAHSIAAQGGINAAKNYQNDGDSVFRLFYDTLKGGDFRSREANSYRLAQLSVNIIDQCVAQGVPFAREYGGHLANRSFGGAQVSRTFYARGQTGQQLLLGAYQALEKQIAKGLVTMYPRTEMLDLVMVDGRARGIVVRNLITGKIESHAADAVVLATGGYSNVFYLSTNARGCNATAIWRAYKRGAAFANPCYTQIHPTCIPVSGDYQSKLTLMSESLRNDGRVWVPKAKGDKRPPNEIPPAERDYYLERKYPAFGNLGPRDITSRAAKEVCDEGRGVGETGRGVYLDFADAIKRLGAQTITERYGNLFEMYERITDENPYKVPMRIYPAPHYTMGGLWVDYNLMTTVPGLYALGEANFSDHGANRLGASALMQGLADGYFVIPYTIGDYLARGGINAVNTDMPEFRNTEREIAERTSKLLSIDGKRTVDSIHRELGHIMWDYCGMSRNDAGLRKALELIPQLREEFWKDVNVPGSDAELNQALEKAGRVSDFLELGELMVRDALNRTESCGAHFREESQTPDGEALRDDEHFAYVAAWEYAGANAAPILNKEPLEFESIHLSQRNYK, from the coding sequence ATGGAACTGAACTCGAAGATTCCGCCGGGACCTCTCGCGGAAAAATGGGACCAGCACAAGTTCGACATCAAGCTTGTGAACCCGGCGAACAAGCGAAAGTACAGCGTCATCGTCGTCGGCTCGGGACTGGCGGGTGCGTCCGCGGCTGCGACATTGAGCGAGCTCGGCTACGCGGTAAAGTGCTTCTGTTTCCAGGATTCGCCACGCCGCGCGCACAGCATCGCTGCTCAGGGCGGAATCAACGCGGCGAAGAACTACCAGAACGACGGGGACAGCGTCTTCAGGTTGTTCTACGATACCCTCAAGGGAGGCGACTTCCGGTCGCGTGAGGCGAACAGCTATCGTCTCGCGCAGCTTTCCGTGAACATCATAGATCAGTGCGTCGCGCAGGGGGTGCCGTTCGCGCGCGAGTACGGTGGCCATCTCGCCAACCGCTCGTTTGGCGGAGCGCAGGTGTCGCGCACCTTCTACGCGCGCGGCCAGACCGGCCAGCAACTCCTGCTCGGTGCATACCAGGCGCTGGAAAAGCAGATCGCCAAGGGCCTCGTGACGATGTACCCGCGCACCGAGATGCTCGACCTCGTCATGGTCGACGGTAGAGCGCGCGGTATCGTGGTACGCAACCTCATCACCGGCAAGATCGAATCGCACGCCGCGGACGCCGTGGTGCTCGCTACCGGCGGCTACAGCAACGTCTTTTATCTGTCGACCAACGCACGCGGCTGCAACGCAACTGCAATCTGGCGCGCGTACAAGCGCGGGGCGGCATTCGCGAATCCGTGCTATACGCAGATCCATCCGACGTGCATTCCTGTGAGTGGCGACTATCAGTCCAAGCTCACGTTGATGAGCGAGTCGCTGCGCAACGACGGCCGCGTGTGGGTGCCCAAGGCGAAGGGCGACAAACGACCGCCCAACGAGATTCCGCCCGCCGAGCGCGATTACTACCTCGAGCGCAAGTATCCGGCGTTCGGCAACCTGGGCCCCCGCGATATCACCTCGCGCGCCGCGAAGGAAGTGTGCGACGAGGGCCGCGGCGTTGGCGAGACGGGCCGCGGCGTGTATCTCGACTTCGCGGACGCCATCAAGAGGCTCGGTGCGCAGACAATTACCGAGCGGTACGGCAACCTGTTCGAGATGTACGAGCGCATCACCGACGAGAACCCGTACAAGGTTCCGATGCGCATCTACCCCGCGCCGCATTACACGATGGGCGGCTTGTGGGTTGACTACAATCTGATGACGACCGTTCCCGGGCTGTACGCGCTGGGCGAGGCGAACTTCTCCGATCACGGCGCCAACAGACTCGGCGCCAGCGCGCTCATGCAGGGCCTGGCTGACGGCTATTTCGTGATCCCGTACACGATCGGCGATTATCTGGCGCGTGGCGGCATAAATGCCGTCAACACCGACATGCCGGAGTTCAGGAATACGGAGCGCGAGATCGCCGAGCGAACGTCGAAGCTGCTCTCCATCGACGGCAAGCGCACTGTCGACTCGATCCACCGCGAGCTTGGCCACATCATGTGGGATTATTGCGGCATGTCGCGCAACGACGCGGGGCTGCGCAAGGCGCTGGAGCTGATCCCGCAACTGCGCGAGGAGTTCTGGAAGGATGTCAACGTTCCAGGTTCTGATGCGGAATTGAATCAGGCGCTGGAGAAGGCAGGACGCGTTTCAGACTTCCTGGAGCTCGGCGAGCTGATGGTTCGTGATGCACTCAACCGTACCGAGTCATGCGGCGCGCACTTCCGCGAGGAAAGTCAGACTCCTGATGGCGAAGCGTTGCGTGACGATGAGCATTTCGCATACGTGGCCGCCTGGGAATACGCGGGCGCGAACGCTGCACCGATCCTCAACAAGGAACCGCTCGAGTTCGAGAGCATCCATCTCTCTCAGCGGAATTACAAATAA
- the mdh gene encoding malate dehydrogenase: MVNKITVVGAGNVGATTAQRLAEKELARHVVMVDVAEGIPQGKGLDQWESAPIEGFDSRIIGTNSYDETEGSDIVVITAGIARKPGMSRDDLLNTNAGIVKQVSEQVKKTSPKAILIIVSNPLDVMSYVAMKTTGFPRERVLGMAGVLDTARYRSFLAEAADVSVRDIQAMVLGGHGDTMVPLISYTSVSGIPITQLISKEKLDAIVARTRTGGGEIVKHLKTGSAYYAPSAAAVQMCEAIAKDQKRILPCAAWLQGEYGLRDLFLGVPCKLGRTGLEKIYEVELTADERKALEASAEAVREPMRAVKL; encoded by the coding sequence ATGGTCAATAAAATCACGGTCGTCGGGGCTGGTAACGTTGGTGCTACCACCGCTCAACGCCTCGCCGAGAAGGAGCTTGCACGCCACGTAGTGATGGTGGACGTCGCTGAGGGGATTCCGCAGGGCAAGGGGTTGGATCAGTGGGAATCCGCTCCCATCGAAGGGTTCGATTCGCGAATCATCGGAACGAACAGCTACGATGAGACTGAAGGCTCCGACATCGTCGTCATAACTGCGGGAATCGCGCGCAAGCCCGGAATGTCGCGCGACGATCTGCTCAACACCAATGCCGGTATCGTCAAGCAGGTTTCCGAGCAGGTGAAGAAAACGTCGCCCAAGGCGATCCTGATCATCGTCTCCAATCCGCTGGATGTGATGTCCTACGTCGCGATGAAGACCACGGGCTTCCCGCGCGAGCGCGTGCTCGGCATGGCTGGCGTGCTCGACACTGCACGGTATCGCAGCTTCCTCGCCGAAGCAGCCGACGTTTCGGTTCGCGACATCCAGGCGATGGTGCTCGGCGGACACGGCGACACGATGGTGCCGTTGATCTCCTACACCAGCGTGAGCGGCATCCCGATCACGCAGCTCATCTCGAAGGAAAAGCTGGACGCAATAGTCGCGCGCACGCGTACTGGCGGCGGCGAGATCGTCAAGCATCTCAAGACCGGATCGGCGTACTACGCGCCGTCGGCTGCCGCAGTGCAGATGTGCGAGGCGATCGCGAAGGATCAAAAGCGCATCCTTCCTTGCGCCGCGTGGCTGCAGGGCGAGTACGGGCTGCGCGATCTCTTCCTCGGTGTGCCGTGCAAGCTCGGTCGCACGGGACTGGAGAAGATCTACGAGGTCGAGCTTACGGCTGACGAACGCAAGGCGCTCGAGGCGAGCGCGGAAGCGGTTCGCGAGCCGATGCGCGCTGTCAAGCTTTAG
- the moaA gene encoding GTP 3',8-cyclase MoaA, with translation MIDQFGRSIEYLRISVTDRCNFRCVYCMPERGLDWIPRDDILSASEIHEVVSQLAPLGLRRIRITGGEPTLRRDVCDIVSRIASVDGVTDIALSTNGVRLEAMGAELRAAGITRVNISVDSLRPDRIAAIARRDLKFDPVRVLRAAIDARFDPIKVNTVVVRGVNDDEIASLARLTLALPVHVRFIELMPVGDMSDTGLERVVPSDEVLATADAALGGILPDIGPALGNGPARYYRAPGGLGTIGVITPISHTYCASCNRVRLTADGRLRTCLFGDHEVDLRTPLRAGIPLAAFVARALEEKPREHALLQLRTGGLRALSQTGG, from the coding sequence ATGATCGATCAGTTCGGGCGCAGCATCGAGTATCTCCGCATCTCCGTCACCGACCGGTGCAACTTCCGCTGCGTCTACTGCATGCCGGAGCGCGGACTGGACTGGATTCCGCGCGACGACATCCTCTCTGCGTCGGAGATCCACGAAGTCGTATCGCAGCTCGCCCCGCTCGGCCTGCGTCGCATCCGGATCACCGGCGGCGAGCCGACGCTGCGCAGAGACGTCTGCGACATAGTGTCGCGCATCGCGAGTGTCGATGGTGTCACTGACATCGCACTCTCGACCAACGGCGTGCGTCTCGAGGCGATGGGCGCGGAGCTCCGCGCAGCGGGCATCACGCGTGTCAATATCAGCGTCGATTCGCTCCGCCCTGACCGCATCGCTGCGATCGCTCGGCGAGATCTCAAGTTCGACCCCGTTCGTGTGCTGCGTGCAGCGATCGATGCTCGCTTCGATCCCATAAAGGTCAACACGGTCGTCGTGCGGGGTGTGAACGACGACGAGATAGCGTCCCTCGCGCGACTCACACTCGCTCTTCCGGTTCACGTGCGCTTCATCGAGCTGATGCCGGTGGGCGACATGAGTGACACGGGATTGGAGCGCGTCGTCCCCTCGGACGAGGTGCTCGCGACGGCTGACGCTGCGCTTGGCGGCATTCTGCCCGACATCGGGCCGGCACTGGGCAACGGGCCGGCGCGGTACTATCGCGCGCCAGGCGGGCTGGGAACGATAGGTGTTATAACACCTATTTCGCATACGTATTGTGCCTCGTGCAACAGGGTGCGCCTTACCGCGGACGGCCGGCTCCGGACCTGTCTTTTCGGCGACCACGAGGTCGATCTCCGGACTCCGCTCCGTGCCGGGATTCCGCTCGCCGCGTTCGTGGCGCGCGCGCTGGAAGAGAAGCCGCGCGAGCATGCGCTCCTACAACTGCGCACGGGCGGCCTTCGCGCCCTCTCGCAAACGGGGGGCTAG